In Candidatus Acidiferrales bacterium, the following proteins share a genomic window:
- a CDS encoding serine hydrolase yields MSIKQRISSKLLLFGLLVAISASAQTAAGTAAGRNLDIGAKVDFYVQPYLEGNNFSGAVFIARKGKVLVSKGYGMANYELGAPNTPRTKFHIASVSKPFTAAAIMILQERGLLSTDHPLTKFLPDYPNGDKITLHHLLSHTSGIPNVNDFPDYDRDSKFPHTTGDLVEMFRHQPLEFQPGERYRYSNSNYNLLAHVIEKVSGQGYGEFLKANILTPLGMRDTGHDGRAAGLLENRASGYVPAGVSGLENAPYLDWSIKTGNGSLYSTVEDLYKFDRALYADKILKKATWGKMFVEGRGNSYGWFVRKRFHRRVAAANGRSPGFTASFERFVDDDVCVIVLSNSYSAVAQSPIADDLAAIALGERYVVPKAIKPVKVNPKILEAYVGRYEFGVDFFRPGAVVTIGREEDHLLMDWGGGFHAILVPVSEREFLDRSFWARVIFAKDQKGEVTQLTWDADKAYTAKKLTGK; encoded by the coding sequence ATGAGTATCAAGCAACGAATCTCATCCAAGCTGCTGCTGTTTGGGCTTCTGGTGGCCATTTCCGCTTCAGCACAGACGGCCGCAGGAACGGCGGCGGGTCGAAACCTCGATATCGGAGCTAAGGTAGATTTCTATGTTCAACCCTATCTCGAGGGAAATAACTTCAGCGGGGCTGTGTTCATCGCCAGGAAAGGAAAGGTACTGGTCAGCAAGGGGTACGGAATGGCGAATTACGAGCTCGGTGCTCCCAACACCCCGCGCACCAAGTTTCACATCGCCTCGGTCTCCAAACCGTTTACAGCCGCAGCCATCATGATCTTGCAGGAACGAGGACTTTTAAGTACCGATCACCCTTTGACGAAGTTCCTCCCCGACTACCCGAACGGGGACAAGATCACGTTGCACCATCTGCTGTCACACACTTCGGGTATTCCGAACGTAAACGACTTCCCAGACTATGATCGAGACTCGAAGTTCCCTCACACCACTGGGGACCTCGTGGAAATGTTCAGGCACCAACCTCTTGAGTTCCAGCCGGGAGAACGATACAGATACAGCAACTCGAACTACAACCTCCTGGCGCACGTCATCGAAAAAGTTTCCGGCCAGGGTTATGGAGAATTTTTGAAGGCAAACATTCTTACGCCATTGGGCATGAGGGACACGGGCCATGATGGCCGTGCCGCGGGCCTGCTGGAGAACCGAGCGTCGGGGTATGTGCCAGCCGGCGTCAGCGGTCTCGAAAACGCGCCGTACCTTGACTGGTCCATCAAGACCGGCAACGGCTCGCTCTACTCAACAGTAGAAGATTTGTATAAATTTGACCGGGCACTCTACGCGGATAAGATCTTGAAAAAGGCCACCTGGGGAAAAATGTTCGTGGAAGGCCGCGGCAATTCTTACGGGTGGTTTGTAAGGAAGCGCTTCCATCGAAGGGTGGCGGCTGCCAACGGAAGAAGCCCAGGATTTACCGCATCGTTTGAGCGGTTCGTTGATGACGATGTTTGCGTCATCGTGCTGAGTAACTCTTACTCCGCCGTCGCGCAATCCCCCATAGCGGATGACCTAGCTGCGATTGCCCTTGGCGAAAGGTATGTCGTTCCCAAGGCCATAAAACCTGTGAAGGTGAATCCGAAGATTTTGGAGGCTTACGTCGGTCGTTACGAGTTCGGGGTTGATTTCTTCCGTCCAGGCGCTGTCGTAACCATTGGCAGGGAGGAGGATCATCTGTTGATGGACTGGGGCGGAGGATTTCATGCCATCTTGGTCCCCGTATCGGAAAGGGAGTTCCTGGACAGGAGCTTCTGGGCGCGAGTGATTTTTGCGAAAGACCAGAAGGGAGAGGT
- the dtd gene encoding D-aminoacyl-tRNA deacylase has translation MRAVVQRVSRAQVRVGGDPKGAVDRGMVVLLGVGRNDSAEAAAYLAEKVANLRIFEDEQGKMNRSLVETGGEALVISQFTLYGDARKGRRPGFDRAAPPEQAEPLYEQFVRELIARGIRVSTGVFQAQMQVELVNDGPVTILLDSDRLF, from the coding sequence ATGAGAGCGGTGGTTCAACGAGTGAGCCGCGCTCAAGTCCGCGTGGGTGGAGACCCGAAGGGCGCGGTGGACCGCGGCATGGTCGTGCTGCTCGGCGTCGGCCGAAACGATTCCGCGGAGGCAGCCGCTTATTTGGCAGAGAAGGTGGCAAACCTTCGCATTTTCGAGGATGAACAGGGAAAGATGAACCGGTCGCTCGTCGAGACGGGCGGCGAGGCGCTGGTCATCTCCCAGTTCACGCTCTACGGCGATGCCCGCAAGGGTCGCCGGCCAGGCTTCGATCGCGCTGCCCCGCCCGAACAGGCTGAGCCGCTCTACGAGCAATTTGTGCGCGAGCTCATCGCCCGCGGAATCCGCGTTTCGACCGGCGTCTTCCAGGCTCAGATGCAGGTGGAATTGGTCAACGACGGACCGGTGACCATTCTGCTCGACAGTGACCGGCTGTTTTGA